In Chrysoperla carnea chromosome 2, inChrCarn1.1, whole genome shotgun sequence, the following proteins share a genomic window:
- the LOC123292468 gene encoding N66 matrix protein-like isoform X2, protein MKQLKNLLITLVILAISIQGIVSEEENKENSVENGSNKPFDDKEKANIEGAEDEEVDGDDSDVNAKRLHSRGAFFGGVGSFSNDGQGPNGRGFQGMNQGGPGGFRYPGMNPGGPGFQGNQNWQGGQGWQGGPGWQGRQGWQRGQDWQGQQGWQGQGWQGQQGGFPGNQGWQGGNNALPGGNNQNGFQQNNPWGFPGNGQWGNNQGNNPNGFPNQWGNNPGNNQQGNNPGNNQRGNNPGNNQNGSLGGQLNGNQRFPATGFVPNGNGNFGQGSSNGQQNPGFNNQGQGTIGNGRY, encoded by the exons ATGAAGCAACTCAAAAATTTGCTTATTACCT tGGTAATTTTAGCAATATCCATTCAAGGAATTGTTAGTgaagaagaaaataaagaaaattcagTGGAAAATGGTTCAAACA AACCGTTTGATGATAAAGAAAAAGCCAACATTGAAGGTGCTGAAGACGAAGAGGTTGATGGTGATGATTCTGATGTAAATGCAAAACGTCTCCATAGTCGTGGAGCATTTTTCGGCGGAGTTGGTTCTTTTAGTAATGATGGCCAAG GTCCAAATGGTCGAGGATTTCAAGGAATGAATCAAGGAGGGCCAGGAGGTTTTAGATATCCAGGAATGAACCCCGGAGGACCAGGCTTCCAAGGAAATCAAAATTGGCAAGGAGGACAAGGTTGGCAAGGAGGACCAGGTTGGCAAGGAAGACAAGGTTGGCAAAGAGGACAAGATTGGCAAGGGCAACAAGGTTGGCAAGGGCAAGGTTGGCAAGGACAACAAGGAGGTTTTCCAGGAAATCAAGGTTGGCAAGGAGGAAATAATGCTCTCCCAGGAGGAAACAATCAAAATGGATTCCAACAAAACAATCCATGGGGATTCCCTGGAAATGGCCAGTGGGGAAACAACCAAGGAAACAATCCAAATGGTTTTCCTAACCAATGGGGAAACAATCCAGGAAATAATCAACAGGGAAACAATCCAGGCAATAACCAACGGGGAAACAATCCAGGAAATAACCAAAATGGAAGCTTAGGTGGTCAATTAAATGGTAACCAACGTTTTCCAGCAACTGGTTTTGTACCAAATGGTAATGGTAACTTTGGACAAGGATCAAGTAATGGTCAACAAAACCCCGGTTTTAATAATCAAGGACAAGGGACTATTGGAAATGGACGTTATTAA
- the LOC123292468 gene encoding N66 matrix protein-like isoform X1, whose protein sequence is MKQLKNLLITLVILAISIQGIVSEEENKENSVENGSNKPFDDKEKANIEGAEDEEVDGDDSDVNAKRLHSRGAFFGGVGSFSNDGQGNSEFRDMVIDLINQVESYIQQGPNGRGFQGMNQGGPGGFRYPGMNPGGPGFQGNQNWQGGQGWQGGPGWQGRQGWQRGQDWQGQQGWQGQGWQGQQGGFPGNQGWQGGNNALPGGNNQNGFQQNNPWGFPGNGQWGNNQGNNPNGFPNQWGNNPGNNQQGNNPGNNQRGNNPGNNQNGSLGGQLNGNQRFPATGFVPNGNGNFGQGSSNGQQNPGFNNQGQGTIGNGRY, encoded by the exons ATGAAGCAACTCAAAAATTTGCTTATTACCT tGGTAATTTTAGCAATATCCATTCAAGGAATTGTTAGTgaagaagaaaataaagaaaattcagTGGAAAATGGTTCAAACA AACCGTTTGATGATAAAGAAAAAGCCAACATTGAAGGTGCTGAAGACGAAGAGGTTGATGGTGATGATTCTGATGTAAATGCAAAACGTCTCCATAGTCGTGGAGCATTTTTCGGCGGAGTTGGTTCTTTTAGTAATGATGGCCAAGGTAATTCTGAATTTAGAGATATGGTGATTGATCTTATCAATCAAGTTGAAAGTTATATACAACAGG GTCCAAATGGTCGAGGATTTCAAGGAATGAATCAAGGAGGGCCAGGAGGTTTTAGATATCCAGGAATGAACCCCGGAGGACCAGGCTTCCAAGGAAATCAAAATTGGCAAGGAGGACAAGGTTGGCAAGGAGGACCAGGTTGGCAAGGAAGACAAGGTTGGCAAAGAGGACAAGATTGGCAAGGGCAACAAGGTTGGCAAGGGCAAGGTTGGCAAGGACAACAAGGAGGTTTTCCAGGAAATCAAGGTTGGCAAGGAGGAAATAATGCTCTCCCAGGAGGAAACAATCAAAATGGATTCCAACAAAACAATCCATGGGGATTCCCTGGAAATGGCCAGTGGGGAAACAACCAAGGAAACAATCCAAATGGTTTTCCTAACCAATGGGGAAACAATCCAGGAAATAATCAACAGGGAAACAATCCAGGCAATAACCAACGGGGAAACAATCCAGGAAATAACCAAAATGGAAGCTTAGGTGGTCAATTAAATGGTAACCAACGTTTTCCAGCAACTGGTTTTGTACCAAATGGTAATGGTAACTTTGGACAAGGATCAAGTAATGGTCAACAAAACCCCGGTTTTAATAATCAAGGACAAGGGACTATTGGAAATGGACGTTATTAA